TGTGTTTGATTTCTTTGTCTCGatctttcttgtttggtttggaCTTTGTAATATTTATCCAATTTGTATGAATATCTTTCATTTAGTGGATGGCTGTcttggttttattattttataataatcatttagttttgtttaaataGGGTAGTTGTATGGCTAATATTatcaacaaatattattaaaaatcgATCGTTACAAATTTGTGATATAGGAACAACACTAACAACTAACAGAACAATGACAAGAGTTTCACGTAGAAGTTTCGGGATCATCGTCATTAGGTATATTCTTAGGGATGTTCCATTCATGAGCTTTCCACTCTGGCAATTGTTGTATGACGACCTATGTATGTATGCCATAGTTTATCAATATCAATCAGTCACATgtatagaaaattattatataacaaagattagagagagagaggctacCAATCCGGTCGAATCTGGATTTCCCACGTTGGTTTGACAAGCTAGTCTCCAATTTTTTGGCTTCTgtgaaaaattaattatttgttatacTATTTAACCAAATGATACAAGATTATTGTATACTAATACTATAAGATAAGAATCTACCCTTTTGAGTTTCTCCTTCTCAATGTCAGTTCGTGGATTTAGAAGCTCCTTTCCATTTACAATCTACAAATAACATCCATCATCAGGAGATAAATGTAGTTAGATGATAAACCATCATTTGAATTTTAAACTAAAGCCTTATTAGTTATTCATCAAGAAACTACTACTATAAGATACCTCGACCATGCAAGTAGCGCAAGTTCCTACTCCTGCGCAGTTTGACAAGGGCTTACTCTGCCAAATTAACACGTGAAAATGATACTCCGATCCAAACTAATTTGATTAAGAGAGAATTAATCAAATCCAGGGAGAGAAAAATATCATACGTAAGGACCATAGAGCTCGATGTTAGAATCCAACATTATANTAAATTTAGTTAGATGATAATTGATAAACCatcatttgaattttaaaataaagctTATTGATTATTCATTAAGAAACTACTATAAGATATGGTATGGTATTGGTATGTATACCTCGACCATGCAAGTAGCGCAAGTTCCTACTCCTGCGCAGTTTGACAAGGGCTTACTCTGCCAAATTAACACGTGAAAATTATACTCCAACCCAAACTAATTTGTTTAAGAGAATTAATCAAATCGAGGGTGAGAAAATATCATACATAAGGACCATAAAGCTCGATGTTAGAATCCAACATTATGTCTCTAAGTTTCTGTCCACCGCATGCTCTTCTCCAATGCACGTCCGGTGTTCCGTCCGGCAACAACACAGACTAACAAACATTATCCCCAATTTATTAGAtttctattattaattaatcatcCATTCAAAGTTCACCACAGAACACTAAACAATACACAATTTGCTCTAATCACTTCAAGGTTAATTGCTTTTTACTCACGATTTTGATTCATTCATGTTAACAATATAGATAataacaagaatatatataatcgtCAAGAGTGAAGATCACTACTTACATGGACGAACGCAAAATCGACAGCAGGAGGTTCGTCATCGGGTTCATTTGCGGCTGGAGGTTGGCTCGCTGGTGCCGTGCTTATGGCTCGGATGGTTCCGGCTCTGGTGGCATTGTGTTTTGAGCGTAGGAAGTATGACTTTGCGTTACTAAGTTTGATCTTGTGGCTAAAGCTATGGTTTGGAGATAGCGAAGCTACTAAGCATGAACCATTCAACTGTACACTTCCCATAGTCTTGCTCTAGctcttttctaaaattataaaaaaatataaccaatcaaaaaaaaaaaaaaaagttgggtcTTTTAATTGGGATAATGTTTTATATGACTCCATGCGGTTTCTGTGGAAGTGAGTGGTGCTTCTTCTATCTCTTATCCAATATGCATaatcaaacataataaataagaaacacccttttttttttttttgatgaatgaAGAACTACTAAAAAGACTTAAACCTCCTAGATTCTGACCCCTCCACACTTTGCACTAGCATCACCTTCTACTTGAAAGATCTACTTGTATTACGACTCTATCTAAATATgtatcctttatatattaatagagaaacatgttgttgaaaatattgatttgcTGTCGCCAGAACGATTTGGAGATCTAATTGTAATTAAACATCtcaagataaacatatttacaaaaataagtcttttgatttattaaaatgtgtcattaaaatatataagaaaatctttatttcattattatttacataaatgtgtcattagaatatataaggTAATGCTTCTTTctcttagttttttaaaatggaagacttcatcaactattttaaaaagaaaatacttaataatttaattatcattttcataacatatttaattatttaaagtaattacatttcataaactattaaaaaacttattcatctaCTTAACTTTTTGAtatacaaaacttattctccgattttaaaaaatttgatgattaTTTAAGTACTCCCTTTGTTTcacaataagtgtcattttgacacatttcacacaaattaagaaaatattaaaatatacatatatgcccttatttcataaatgtttaATGGATCAATTTAGTCATAGATTAAAGGTAAAACTAGAATTTCTAATGAAAAAgatgcattgaaaatataaattagtgcattagaaatgtaaaatgacactctttttgaaacaaaaataaaattctaaaatgacactttttatgaaataaatggagtatatactaaaaattaattaatataagaatcttaaaaataaataacattatcacaattatcacaataattaacattattttccaatttcacgggtgaaatatattttttacacaaaataattaaatgtaaatttgaataaaataaaaaattatatgtaaaataattattatgaaactttaaattccaaataataattttacttgcaataattttatttaagtcGATTTATCCCGCATATAGTGCGAATTGTTACATAGTATATCTTTAACGAAGTGATCTGATTCAATTACAAATTATAACtgtgaaaatttaattaatgatttttatgggctaatatatcaaattaaaggTCTAAATGGGTAACacatgttttgtaaaaaaatttgagcaatttttaagaaattttttagcaatttttaagaaatttttgaGCAATTAAAGGTTGTATTGAGCAATTAAGAAAGTGGAGCACTTGTTtgccgataaaaaaaaaaaactaagaggaGCTCAGCTTTGGTCTTGTTTGTCGATATCATGCATCTACACGCATTCTCTCCTCGAATAACCTTGTATATCTTTTCCTATATAAAGACTAGAATTCTCGTAGTATCTTTCATCACAACTCAATTCATTTCTGATTTCTCAcgtgtttctctctctcttaacttACTAAAATAAGTCTTCAAGAACTCTTCACTCGGCGGCAAGGATGACGTCGACTCAATTTGAAGGTGTTGAGAAGCGTCTCGAGGTCGTTTTCATGGGAAAGGTGTTGAGGCAGTCACTAACGAGGAAAGTGTGGGACGAGAATCTGGAACCTGTCAACTAGGGATTTATCGAGTACTACGAATACTCTAATTAACTTACTGTCTCGATCGATCGGTAATTAATTTTAGggcaattctcaaaaatagcacaaatttAAGTTTTCATTCCAAAGTTAGCACACATTCTTCTATTTTCAAAACTAGCACAcatgatttaattaaatattaaaacactaaaattattaattcattaTGATTCTCTCACGCGCTTTTTTCGATCAAGTGAAAATCACACCAAAATCCCCGGCGATCAATTGAATCAACCATGTCCGGTGACATCCGCAGTTCCCAGTTTTCGGAGATGATCAAATTGAAAGATGAATCTGATTTCGAGAAGCTTCTCTCATCGGGTAATCAGATCTCCGTCACATGCTTCGATTCTCTTCTCTCCGTCACATGATTAAGTGGATGAGTATGTACGGTTTAGATGTGATATTGGGTTACAGTTTTAAGTTGTTTCTGCTTTGTTGGATTTACTTCTTGATTTTTAATCCGTGATGAACTTGGTCAAGTAAATGAGTGTTGAGATGTTAATTTGAGTTCTGGTTTTGATTCAgttgtttctgattttgtagGATTTGTTTTAGATTGTTAAATCAAAGATGTCGACTGAATCATCAAGGGAAGAGAATGTTTACATGGCGAAATTAGCTGAACAAGCTGAACGTTATGAAGAAATGGTTGAATTCATGGAGAAAGTTGCGAAACCCGTTGATATTGAGGAACTCTCTGTTGAAGAGAGGAACCTTCTCTAAGATATATAGGTTCTTACTTCCTTCTTatgaaaattcaggaaggattgaACGAATTTCAAGAAAGTTTCCTTGAACTtcaggatgaccttcataaaaagtttAGGAAGAATTGGAGCTGCAATAACACTCAGAATCAAAGACGAACTGTGCTCATACAAGATTGAAGGCTTCAGTTGCCATATGAGATCGAAGTATTTAGAGTTTGATTCTTTGTGTTCACATGGTCTTTGTTTTAGCATTAGGATTTTGGTTATGAAAGATAGTTTGGATGGTTTTCACCACAAGACTTGTTTTAAAGTATATTCAGGAaggttttgtattaattatctCGATATTTTTGTAGATAGCTATGTTTTCACCAGTAAAcatataagaaggatttgaatgTAACATTCAAGAAGGATtctcatatatttatgaataattTATTGAATTTCAGGAATACcgtcatgaaaagaaaaaaaaaagcattaggAAGGAGTCATTGACGTTTAGGAAGAACTCTTTGAAAATTAGGAAGAagtcattgatgttaaggaagatcttcctaaaacatcatgttgGATATTTCTATTTGCTACCTTTTTGTAAAACACCAATATGTGCACATAATAATCAAATCAGTATACATCTAATGaagtaatatgtgatacaataaagcaaaacacatataaagagatttagaaacacatttttaaaaaatttaggaaggattctatagattttaggaaggtgttcttgaattttaggaagaccttccATAATGACGAACTCAACTTCCACTCAAGTGCCCATTttcccatcttcatcatcaactttctgctttgttcttgaaatatttgtcatcatgtatatcatcaatcacTTGAATTTAGAGCTGAAAACCTTATTCAACAACATGATCAGTCCATGAAATCAATTTTCGTTTGAACATATTACTTCAAGAGATATCTTATATATCACCCCACATTTAATCTAGTTCTGCAACACTACCAgattaattaactttaaaaccccaagaaacACTACCAAGTTGATCTTTACCATtagcaaaacaattcaaaaactcatAGCAAGCTAGATACCTACCAATTTTCCTACATGTAGTGTAGTCATTGGAGAGAAATAAAGTTTAAGCTTAATCTCAATAGTACATATAAGCcttacacaaatttaaaactctcACCATGTTCTTAAAGCAAAGGTGAAATAGAGTAATATGTGATACActcatttttttagatttaggaaggatttcatATGTTTAGGAAAACTTCATTGATATTTAGGAAGATTTTCCTAGATGATCATACTACGCCTCATCAGCACTACTAGTCAGCTCCATAACAGACGAAGTATAAGCCGAAGTCATCAAAATGATGAACTTTTTACTCTTTACCAACTACTTTGTTCCCAATGACATTATATCAAACACTTGATATGCAACTACTTTGGTATCCAAATAAGAGAGAATAGAACTCAAATACACATTTCAGCTTCAACATTTTACATTCAAACTGGAACTCAACCCAAACTTAGATACGAAATCTATATGGGAACAGATCTATTTCGCTCATCAAATCTAGTTTAGAGAGAGGGGGGAAAAGAAAATTACCATGAGAATCGAGACTGGTAAGTATGAGCAGAGCAAAAGGAGATACACAACCATGGACTCATCTGAGGTCTCGTTCTTCTGTTTGTTACTCTGGAACATTCTTCTCTTCACTCTAATATCTTCGTCTCTTTGAAGATTTTTCTTATATTCGTTCTTCTTCACCGATTGTCTCTTCCGTCCTCCATTGGTGTCTTGCTCTGGAGATTTCCTCTTCcatctattttcttcttcaactatTTTTGAAATCTGATCGGAATCTGTGAT
The Camelina sativa cultivar DH55 chromosome 15, Cs, whole genome shotgun sequence DNA segment above includes these coding regions:
- the LOC104745954 gene encoding photosynthetic NDH subunit of subcomplex B 3, chloroplastic codes for the protein MGSVQLNGSCLVASLSPNHSFSHKIKLSNAKSYFLRSKHNATRAGTIRAISTAPASQPPAANEPDDEPPAVDFAFVHSVLLPDGTPDVHWRRACGGQKLRDIMLDSNIELYGPYSKPLSNCAGVGTCATCMVEIVNGKELLNPRTDIEKEKLKRKPKNWRLACQTNVGNPDSTGLVVIQQLPEWKAHEWNIPKNIPNDDDPETST